In one Nocardioides luteus genomic region, the following are encoded:
- a CDS encoding ferredoxin has product MKIDVDYDRCEGHGLCAEQAPNLFSLDDDAELTYHAEGAEVGSDELAQARAAIASCPVAALREIP; this is encoded by the coding sequence ATGAAGATCGACGTCGACTACGACCGGTGCGAGGGCCATGGTCTCTGCGCCGAACAGGCTCCCAACCTCTTCTCCCTCGATGACGACGCCGAGCTGACCTACCACGCCGAGGGGGCCGAGGTGGGATCCGACGAGCTGGCCCAGGCCCGCGCCGCCATCGCCTCGTGTCCGGTGGCCGCCCTGCGGGAGATCCCGTGA
- a CDS encoding cytochrome P450 — MPQRFASSDAGDLYSRSAILDPYPHYSRLRAQGPVVWLERHKVFALPRYAECKAALLDDSTFVSGAGVALNPVTNRLARGTTLNSDGAQHDERRKLVAHRLTPRALREMHDQVDAQARRVVAAALERRRIDGVEDLATALPMSIVPDLVGWPEEGRDRLLAWGAATFDALGPMNGQAVRSIRPSVQMLRYAHGVAKDRRLREGSLGGDLLQAVDEGRLDAAECPKLLVDYLAPSIDTTLSAIASALYLFARHPDQWQALRADRALLPNAINEVVRLESPLRAFSRKVAADMTLADVELPAGSRVLVMYASANRDELVWDSPEAFDITRDATQQLGFGHGTHGCAGQGLARLETRTILGHLLDRVERIELTGQPVWAVNNIIHRLEHLPLELIPAR, encoded by the coding sequence ATGCCGCAGAGATTCGCATCAAGTGACGCCGGGGACCTGTACTCCCGTTCGGCGATCCTGGATCCCTACCCCCACTACTCCCGGCTTCGCGCCCAGGGCCCCGTGGTCTGGCTGGAGCGCCACAAGGTGTTCGCCCTGCCGCGGTACGCGGAGTGCAAGGCAGCGCTCCTGGACGACTCGACCTTCGTGTCGGGCGCGGGCGTGGCTCTCAACCCGGTCACCAACCGGCTCGCTCGCGGCACGACGCTCAACAGCGACGGAGCCCAGCACGACGAGCGACGCAAGCTCGTCGCGCACCGACTCACGCCCCGCGCGCTGCGCGAGATGCACGACCAGGTGGACGCCCAGGCCCGACGCGTCGTGGCCGCGGCCCTCGAACGCCGCCGGATCGACGGTGTCGAGGACCTGGCGACGGCGCTGCCGATGTCCATCGTCCCCGACCTGGTCGGCTGGCCGGAGGAGGGTCGGGACCGTCTGCTGGCGTGGGGCGCGGCGACGTTCGACGCGCTCGGCCCGATGAACGGCCAGGCGGTCCGCAGCATCCGGCCGAGCGTGCAGATGCTGCGCTACGCCCATGGTGTCGCCAAGGACCGCCGGCTGCGCGAAGGCAGCCTGGGCGGTGACCTGCTGCAGGCCGTCGATGAGGGCCGTCTGGACGCCGCGGAATGCCCGAAGCTGCTCGTCGACTACCTGGCACCCTCGATCGACACGACCCTCAGCGCCATCGCCAGTGCGCTCTACCTGTTCGCCCGGCACCCTGACCAGTGGCAGGCGCTGCGGGCGGACCGCGCCCTGCTGCCGAACGCCATCAACGAGGTCGTCCGTCTGGAATCACCGCTGCGCGCGTTCAGCCGCAAGGTCGCTGCCGACATGACCCTCGCCGACGTGGAGCTGCCCGCGGGCAGCCGGGTGCTGGTCATGTACGCCTCCGCGAACCGGGACGAGCTGGTCTGGGACTCGCCGGAGGCCTTCGACATCACCCGGGACGCGACGCAGCAGCTCGGCTTCGGCCACGGCACCCATGGATGTGCCGGCCAGGGGCTGGCCCGGCTCGAGACGCGGACAATCCTCGGCCACCTGCTCGACCGGGTCGAACGAATCGAGCTCACCGGCCAGCCCGTGTGGGCCGTCAACAACATCATCCACCGCCTCGAGCACCTTCCGCTCGAGCTGATCCCCGCGAGGTGA
- a CDS encoding PucR family transcriptional regulator, with the protein MSLGLVRAWEPPSPRLAGLLRQAVLTMLDQVEELLATIDAASFEVNRELLELAPGLAGPLRAAGRSNVTVWATANLRKPGLPVPANLSPENVDFARDVVRHGFDETILSGFRVGQNLAMQAATDVAFRVTDDHDDLRELLALVARSIFAYVEETLEGIGTMIRAERSQLRDATTAARAEAVALILEGGPISERRATQLLSYDVARSHTAAIVWSDETPPEGALEAAASELARAGGTARPLILPVGRSTLWVWLSGGDTGDLGSRLRQKLPQAATDIRVATGRPGPGLAGFRKSHHEAAATQRLARRLPLHSNITSYDEVEVVALASSNEDQAREFVARTLGPLADAPAEVRETLRTYLRQECNLTRTAQVEFAHRNTVATRLERARDLLPHELTERTLQVGLALEVARVIGSAS; encoded by the coding sequence ATGAGCCTCGGACTGGTCAGAGCCTGGGAACCACCGTCTCCTCGGCTGGCCGGCCTTCTCCGGCAAGCCGTCCTGACGATGCTCGACCAGGTCGAGGAGCTGCTCGCGACGATCGACGCCGCAAGCTTCGAGGTGAACCGTGAGCTGCTCGAGCTGGCTCCAGGACTCGCCGGTCCGCTGCGGGCCGCGGGCCGCTCCAACGTGACGGTCTGGGCCACGGCCAACCTTCGTAAGCCCGGCCTTCCCGTGCCCGCCAATTTGAGCCCGGAGAACGTCGACTTCGCCCGGGACGTCGTACGCCACGGGTTCGACGAGACGATCCTCAGCGGGTTCCGCGTGGGACAGAACCTGGCCATGCAGGCCGCGACCGATGTGGCCTTCCGGGTCACCGACGACCACGACGACCTCCGCGAGCTGCTGGCGTTGGTGGCGCGGTCGATCTTCGCCTACGTCGAGGAGACGCTCGAGGGAATCGGCACGATGATCCGCGCCGAACGCTCTCAGCTGCGCGACGCGACCACGGCCGCCAGGGCCGAAGCCGTGGCGCTCATCCTCGAGGGAGGACCGATCTCCGAGCGACGGGCCACCCAGCTGCTCAGCTACGACGTCGCTCGGTCGCACACGGCCGCGATCGTCTGGTCCGACGAGACGCCACCCGAGGGCGCGCTCGAGGCCGCGGCCAGCGAGCTGGCCCGTGCGGGTGGTACGGCGCGCCCACTCATCCTCCCGGTCGGACGATCGACCCTGTGGGTCTGGCTCTCCGGAGGCGACACCGGTGACCTCGGCTCACGACTGCGACAGAAACTTCCCCAGGCCGCCACGGACATCCGAGTTGCCACCGGCCGGCCGGGACCGGGTCTCGCGGGCTTCCGCAAGAGTCACCACGAGGCAGCGGCGACACAGCGGTTGGCGCGGAGGCTGCCCCTGCACAGCAACATCACCTCCTACGACGAAGTCGAGGTCGTGGCACTGGCCAGCAGCAACGAGGACCAGGCCCGCGAGTTCGTGGCCCGCACACTGGGCCCACTCGCCGACGCACCCGCAGAGGTCCGCGAGACCCTGCGGACGTATCTGCGGCAGGAGTGCAACCTGACCCGGACTGCTCAGGTCGAGTTCGCACATCGCAACACGGTCGCCACACGACTGGAGCGAGCGAGAGACCTCCTGCCCCACGAGCTCACCGAGCGGACTCTCCAGGTTGGCCTGGCCCTGGAGGTCGCCCGCGTCATCGGATCCGCCTCATAG
- the adhP gene encoding alcohol dehydrogenase AdhP has translation MRAAVVTGFDRPLEIQDRPVPEPGPGQVLVQLETCGLCHTDIHAAHGDWPVKPAPPFVPGHEGVGVVTALGEGVAHRAVGDRVAIAWLGHACGRCGYCVSGWETLCEEQRNSGYSVDGAFAEYAVADANYVVAVPEGVSSFDAAPLTCAGVTTYKAIKVAQVTPGERVAVFGIGGLGHLAVQYARLVGAEVIAVDLTDEKLDLARELGADHTVNAATTDPVQAIADLGGADVAVALAVTPKAFEQAFASLRRGGRLVCVGLPPESEGPMHLPIFQTVLFGISVIGSIVGTREDLAEVFRLHALGRTRVIAEPRKLEEVNESIDDVLHARTSARLVFEL, from the coding sequence ATGAGAGCAGCAGTCGTCACCGGCTTCGACCGGCCCCTGGAGATCCAGGACCGTCCTGTCCCCGAACCCGGCCCGGGCCAGGTGCTCGTGCAGCTCGAGACGTGCGGGCTCTGTCACACCGACATCCACGCCGCCCACGGCGACTGGCCGGTGAAGCCGGCTCCGCCGTTCGTCCCCGGTCACGAAGGGGTCGGTGTCGTCACCGCGCTGGGCGAGGGTGTCGCGCACCGTGCGGTCGGTGACCGTGTCGCGATCGCCTGGCTCGGCCACGCGTGCGGCCGCTGTGGCTACTGCGTCAGCGGCTGGGAGACGCTCTGCGAGGAGCAACGGAACAGTGGTTACTCGGTCGACGGCGCCTTCGCCGAGTACGCCGTCGCCGACGCGAACTACGTCGTGGCCGTCCCTGAAGGAGTCTCCTCGTTCGACGCGGCGCCGCTGACCTGCGCCGGGGTCACGACGTACAAGGCGATCAAGGTCGCCCAGGTGACGCCGGGGGAGAGGGTCGCCGTCTTCGGGATCGGCGGTCTGGGCCACCTCGCGGTTCAGTACGCCCGACTGGTCGGCGCCGAGGTCATCGCGGTCGACCTCACCGACGAGAAGCTCGACCTCGCTCGCGAGCTGGGCGCGGACCACACCGTCAACGCCGCCACCACCGACCCCGTGCAGGCGATCGCGGACCTCGGCGGTGCTGATGTCGCCGTCGCGCTCGCGGTGACCCCCAAGGCGTTCGAGCAGGCGTTCGCGTCGCTGCGCCGCGGGGGTCGGCTGGTCTGTGTCGGGCTTCCGCCGGAGAGCGAGGGCCCGATGCACCTGCCGATCTTCCAGACCGTGCTGTTCGGGATCAGCGTGATCGGCTCGATCGTCGGCACCCGAGAGGATCTCGCCGAGGTCTTCCGGCTCCACGCGCTGGGGCGCACCCGCGTCATCGCGGAGCCGCGCAAGCTCGAGGAGGTCAACGAGTCGATCGACGACGTACTCCATGCGCGTACCTCGGCACGGCTCGTCTTCGAGCTCTGA
- a CDS encoding TetR/AcrR family transcriptional regulator translates to MTNLHPMPVPAGQMRAAMIEAARRLLEDSPIRNVSIREVCEAVGVGKSVLYRHFGDKNGLLSAVIDEAFNRYIERKRSREHTADPVTDLHACWDDYLDFAAANPALYRLMFSPAMPKMPDAAGRIFVLLTEALDRCAVAGALRIPSREAAQMILSANTGVALSLLSQPDRFGDPELSARVRDAVFAICLTSGTNRPEAPGTQALDDGFEIGGRYRR, encoded by the coding sequence GTGACCAACCTCCACCCGATGCCCGTACCTGCGGGGCAGATGCGGGCAGCCATGATCGAGGCGGCTCGGCGGCTGTTGGAGGATTCCCCCATTCGCAACGTCTCGATCAGAGAGGTGTGCGAAGCCGTGGGTGTGGGAAAGTCCGTGCTGTACCGACACTTCGGCGACAAGAACGGACTCCTCAGCGCGGTGATCGACGAGGCGTTCAACCGCTACATCGAACGCAAACGCTCCCGCGAACACACGGCCGACCCGGTGACAGACCTTCATGCCTGCTGGGACGACTACCTCGACTTCGCGGCCGCCAACCCGGCGCTCTACCGACTGATGTTCTCCCCCGCCATGCCCAAGATGCCGGACGCAGCAGGGAGGATCTTCGTCCTCCTCACCGAGGCGCTCGACCGTTGCGCCGTCGCCGGCGCCCTCCGCATCCCGAGCCGGGAAGCCGCACAGATGATCCTCTCGGCGAACACCGGGGTCGCGCTGAGCCTCCTCTCCCAGCCCGACCGGTTCGGCGATCCGGAACTGTCGGCGCGCGTTCGCGATGCCGTCTTCGCCATCTGCCTCACCAGCGGTACGAACCGGCCGGAGGCCCCGGGCACGCAGGCGCTCGACGACGGCTTCGAGATCGGCGGCCGGTACCGCCGCTAG
- a CDS encoding sensor histidine kinase yields the protein MRILPNRLGLRARLTLTYAGLFLLAGGLLLAVTYGLFVNQLDSGGSMIVKATRLPGPGDDPDALQQLLDTTYVETQKGDVLTGPQARDWLLAQRQELQSAAAESLLIQGAIALVVVLIIACVLGWFISGRVLAPLHTVTATAHRISAAPAADMGLGERIELKGPDDEVKELADAFDAMVGRLDRSFAGQRRFVANASHELRTPLTVGRAMVELAMHRPDASSDLRTLGADLLALNARHEALISGLLDLAGAENGPIDRRPVDLADIVEHVADLTAPEAESAGVEVRTDVGETPTSGDAILLERLVANLVENGIRHNVAGGWVEARCRSVDEHAEVVVTNTGPEVPAYEVAELFQPFRRLDRDRIVVDRGVGLGLSIVEAIARAHHGSVTAQPREGGGLVVQVRVPG from the coding sequence ATGAGGATCCTGCCCAACCGACTGGGCCTGCGGGCGCGGCTCACGCTCACCTACGCGGGTCTGTTCCTGCTCGCTGGCGGGCTGCTGCTCGCGGTGACCTATGGCCTCTTCGTCAACCAGCTCGATTCGGGCGGGTCGATGATCGTGAAGGCGACCCGGCTGCCCGGCCCCGGCGACGACCCGGACGCGCTCCAGCAGCTGCTCGACACCACCTACGTGGAGACGCAGAAGGGCGACGTCCTCACGGGTCCGCAGGCGCGGGACTGGCTGCTCGCCCAGCGGCAGGAGCTGCAGAGCGCGGCAGCGGAGTCGCTGCTGATCCAGGGGGCGATCGCCCTGGTGGTCGTGCTGATCATCGCCTGCGTGCTCGGCTGGTTCATCTCGGGCCGGGTGCTCGCCCCGCTCCACACCGTCACCGCCACGGCTCACCGGATCTCCGCGGCTCCGGCCGCCGACATGGGTCTGGGGGAGCGGATCGAGCTGAAGGGTCCCGACGACGAGGTCAAGGAGCTGGCCGACGCCTTCGACGCGATGGTCGGCCGGCTCGACCGCTCCTTCGCCGGGCAGCGCCGGTTCGTGGCCAACGCGTCCCACGAGCTGCGTACGCCGCTCACGGTCGGTCGGGCGATGGTGGAGCTGGCGATGCACCGGCCCGACGCCTCGTCGGACCTGCGTACGCTCGGTGCCGACCTGCTGGCTCTCAACGCCCGGCACGAGGCGCTCATCTCCGGCCTGCTCGACCTCGCCGGCGCCGAGAACGGGCCGATCGACCGCCGGCCCGTCGACCTCGCCGACATCGTCGAGCACGTCGCCGACCTCACCGCTCCTGAGGCCGAGTCGGCGGGTGTCGAGGTCCGCACGGACGTGGGGGAGACGCCCACCTCGGGCGACGCCATCCTGCTCGAGCGACTCGTCGCCAACCTGGTGGAGAACGGCATCCGTCACAACGTCGCCGGTGGGTGGGTCGAGGCACGATGCCGGTCCGTCGACGAGCACGCCGAGGTCGTCGTCACCAACACCGGCCCGGAGGTGCCGGCGTACGAGGTCGCGGAGCTGTTCCAGCCGTTCCGTCGCCTGGACCGCGACCGGATCGTCGTGGACCGGGGCGTGGGTCTGGGCCTCTCGATCGTCGAGGCGATCGCGCGAGCGCACCACGGCTCCGTCACCGCCCAGCCACGCGAGGGCGGCGGCCTCGTGGTGCAGGTGCGTGTGCCGGGCTAG
- a CDS encoding response regulator transcription factor: protein MRVLVVEDEPQLAESVAEWLRQQSHAVDVALDGGQALERVGVNEYDVVVLDRDLPVVHGDQVCHQIVGSESGARVLMLTAAADVTQRVSGLALGADDYLTKPFAFPELAARVLALGRRSRQAVPPVLRRGDLTLDPSRREVFRGGRYVPLARKEFGVLAELMMADGAPVSAEHLLEKVWDEHADPFTNAVRVTLHKLRRKLGDPPLVETVTGVGYRLR, encoded by the coding sequence ATGCGGGTGCTGGTGGTCGAGGACGAGCCGCAGCTGGCGGAGTCCGTGGCCGAATGGCTGCGGCAGCAGAGCCATGCCGTCGACGTCGCCCTCGACGGTGGGCAGGCGTTGGAGCGGGTCGGCGTCAACGAGTACGACGTGGTCGTCCTCGACCGCGACCTGCCGGTCGTCCACGGCGACCAGGTCTGTCACCAGATCGTGGGTTCGGAGTCCGGTGCGCGGGTCCTGATGCTGACGGCCGCGGCCGACGTCACCCAGCGGGTCTCCGGGCTCGCCCTGGGGGCCGACGACTACCTCACCAAGCCGTTCGCGTTCCCCGAGCTCGCCGCCCGGGTGCTGGCCCTCGGACGGCGCTCGCGCCAGGCGGTGCCGCCGGTGCTGCGCCGTGGAGACCTGACCCTCGACCCCAGCCGCCGGGAGGTGTTCCGGGGCGGCCGCTACGTCCCGCTCGCCCGCAAGGAGTTCGGAGTGCTGGCGGAGCTGATGATGGCCGACGGTGCGCCGGTCTCGGCGGAGCACCTGCTGGAGAAGGTGTGGGACGAGCACGCCGACCCGTTCACCAACGCCGTGCGGGTGACCCTGCACAAGCTGCGCCGCAAGCTGGGTGATCCACCGTTGGTGGAGACGGTCACCGGTGTGGGGTACCGGCTGCGATGA
- a CDS encoding peptidoglycan-binding protein, translating into MTDIDDVPVRAEPAGSSVPGEALTPPGRPRRTAKIAGVGLAVLAVAGTAAGAYAYADRDGSSATQDALPPATAEVTRGTLTDEVTEGGTLGYGTLVPISSRRPGTVTALPDEGEVVRRGEPLFEVDATPVPLVYGTVPAWRDLAPGVEGKDVKQLEKNLWALGYRGFDVDEDYTYATADAVAEWQEDLGVEETGKIRTGDVVVQPAAVRIGSLSASLGDQAGNGGPVLSVTDTVPSVTVTLDPADRRMAEVGAAVEVTLPDGTRAAGKVTDAATKVSEESGGGGGDDGESTTTLEVVAVLTEKKGHEAAAAYDAAAVDVAFTAGERKDVLTVPVAALVALAEGGFGVEVVEGSTTEYVPVEAGLFSGGRVEISGKGITEGTVVGVPGE; encoded by the coding sequence GTGACCGACATCGATGACGTACCCGTCCGTGCGGAACCGGCCGGGAGCTCGGTGCCCGGCGAGGCGCTGACGCCACCCGGCCGTCCGCGGCGCACCGCCAAGATCGCGGGGGTCGGCCTCGCCGTCCTCGCGGTCGCCGGCACAGCGGCCGGCGCGTATGCCTACGCCGACCGCGACGGCAGCTCCGCCACGCAGGACGCGCTCCCCCCGGCGACGGCCGAGGTCACCCGCGGCACGCTCACGGACGAGGTCACCGAGGGCGGCACCCTCGGCTACGGAACCCTCGTCCCGATCAGCTCCCGCAGGCCCGGCACCGTCACGGCCCTCCCCGACGAAGGAGAGGTCGTACGCCGCGGCGAACCGCTCTTCGAGGTCGACGCCACCCCCGTGCCCCTGGTCTACGGCACCGTCCCCGCGTGGCGAGACCTCGCCCCCGGTGTCGAGGGCAAGGACGTGAAGCAGCTCGAGAAGAACCTCTGGGCGCTGGGCTATCGCGGCTTCGACGTCGACGAGGACTACACCTACGCGACCGCGGACGCCGTCGCGGAGTGGCAGGAGGACCTCGGCGTCGAGGAGACCGGGAAGATCCGGACCGGTGACGTCGTCGTCCAGCCCGCCGCGGTCAGGATCGGCAGCCTCTCCGCGAGCCTGGGCGACCAGGCAGGAAACGGGGGTCCGGTGCTGTCCGTGACCGACACCGTCCCCTCGGTGACCGTCACCCTCGACCCCGCCGACCGGCGGATGGCCGAGGTCGGCGCCGCCGTCGAGGTCACCCTTCCCGACGGCACCCGGGCGGCGGGCAAGGTCACCGACGCCGCCACCAAGGTGTCCGAGGAGTCCGGCGGGGGCGGCGGGGACGACGGCGAGTCCACCACCACGCTCGAGGTGGTCGCCGTGCTGACCGAGAAGAAGGGCCACGAGGCCGCCGCTGCCTACGACGCCGCGGCCGTCGACGTCGCCTTCACCGCCGGCGAGCGCAAGGACGTGCTCACCGTCCCGGTCGCTGCGCTGGTCGCCCTCGCCGAGGGCGGCTTCGGCGTCGAGGTCGTCGAGGGCAGCACCACCGAGTACGTCCCGGTCGAGGCCGGCCTCTTCTCGGGCGGTCGGGTCGAGATCTCCGGCAAGGGCATCACCGAGGGCACCGTCGTGGGGGTGCCGGGTGAGTGA
- a CDS encoding ABC transporter ATP-binding protein translates to MIELTDVHKSYAGGVRALDGASVRIDAGELVGIVGPSGSGKSTMLHILGTLDRPTSGRVGIAGHDVRTLDDAQLSALRARRIGFVFQQFHLAPGTTALDNVADGLLYSGRRRTERRELAAQALTRVGLGHRLTHRPHELSGGEKQRVAIARAVAGGPALLLADEPTGALDSASGSGVMELLGDLHRDGTTVVIITHDHDIARSLPRQIGIRDGRIVSDSSSVSLVGGRR, encoded by the coding sequence ATGATCGAGCTGACCGACGTGCACAAGTCGTACGCCGGCGGCGTGCGCGCCCTCGACGGTGCCAGCGTCCGCATCGATGCCGGCGAGCTGGTCGGCATCGTCGGCCCCTCCGGATCGGGCAAGTCGACGATGCTGCACATCCTCGGCACCCTGGACCGACCGACCTCCGGCCGGGTCGGCATCGCCGGGCACGACGTGCGCACGCTCGACGACGCCCAGCTCTCCGCGCTGCGGGCGAGGCGGATCGGCTTCGTCTTCCAGCAGTTCCACCTCGCCCCCGGGACGACCGCCCTCGACAACGTCGCCGACGGGCTGCTCTACAGCGGCCGACGACGTACCGAGCGTCGCGAGCTGGCCGCCCAGGCGCTGACTCGGGTCGGCCTCGGCCACCGGCTGACCCACCGGCCGCACGAGCTCTCCGGTGGTGAGAAGCAGCGGGTGGCGATCGCCCGGGCGGTCGCCGGTGGGCCCGCGCTCCTGCTCGCCGACGAGCCGACCGGTGCCCTGGACTCGGCGTCCGGGTCCGGGGTGATGGAGCTCCTCGGGGACCTCCACCGCGACGGCACGACCGTCGTGATCATCACCCACGACCACGACATCGCCCGATCGCTGCCGCGACAGATCGGGATCCGCGACGGCCGGATCGTCTCCGACAGCTCCTCGGTGTCCCTGGTGGGTGGTCGCCGATGA
- a CDS encoding ABC transporter permease, giving the protein MSTLTPSRLSAGDRLRVGAAGLRTRPMRVFLSSLGIAIGIAAMIAVVGISTSSRADLDAQLDALGTNLLSAQNGTTMMGAQAVLPLSAEAMVGRIGPVTDVSAIGVVPDARVYRSDKIPAAETKGIAAYAARTDLLETTSTELAAGIWLNDSTAQYPAVVLGSAAAERLGVSSPSPDVQILVGGRWFTVVGILEPSPLVPEIDSGALIGWPVAQEVLGFDGHPTTLYARAAPDQVESVQEVLGATANPEAPGEVDVAQPSDALEAQQAADQAFTALLLGIGAVALVVGGVGVANTMVISVLERRAEIGLRRSLGATRGQIRSQFLTESLLLSLLGGLAGVAIGGAVTLAYALTQGWTPVVPPWALGGGLGATLLVGCVAGLYPAARAARLSPTEALATP; this is encoded by the coding sequence ATGAGCACGCTGACACCCAGCCGGCTCAGTGCCGGCGACCGGCTGCGGGTCGGAGCCGCCGGGCTGCGGACCCGACCGATGCGGGTCTTCCTCTCCTCGCTGGGGATCGCGATCGGGATCGCGGCGATGATCGCGGTCGTCGGCATCTCCACCTCCTCCCGCGCCGACCTCGACGCCCAGCTCGACGCGCTCGGCACCAACCTGCTGAGCGCGCAGAACGGCACGACCATGATGGGCGCGCAGGCGGTGCTGCCGCTGTCCGCGGAGGCGATGGTCGGCCGGATCGGCCCGGTCACCGACGTCTCCGCCATCGGCGTCGTGCCCGACGCCCGGGTCTACCGCTCCGACAAGATCCCTGCGGCCGAGACCAAGGGGATCGCGGCGTACGCGGCCCGGACGGACCTTCTGGAGACCACTTCCACCGAGCTCGCCGCCGGGATCTGGCTGAACGACTCGACCGCCCAGTACCCGGCCGTGGTGCTCGGTTCGGCGGCCGCGGAGCGGCTGGGCGTGAGCTCGCCGAGCCCCGACGTACAGATCCTCGTCGGGGGACGGTGGTTCACCGTCGTCGGGATCCTGGAACCCTCCCCGCTGGTGCCCGAGATCGACTCCGGGGCGTTGATCGGCTGGCCGGTCGCCCAGGAGGTGCTCGGCTTCGACGGGCATCCCACCACCCTCTATGCCCGAGCCGCGCCGGACCAGGTGGAATCGGTCCAGGAGGTGCTCGGCGCCACCGCCAACCCGGAGGCCCCCGGTGAGGTCGACGTCGCCCAGCCCTCCGACGCACTCGAGGCGCAGCAGGCGGCCGACCAGGCCTTCACCGCCCTGCTGCTCGGCATCGGCGCGGTCGCGCTGGTGGTCGGCGGCGTCGGCGTGGCCAACACGATGGTGATCTCGGTGCTGGAGCGGCGTGCCGAGATCGGTCTGCGCCGCTCGCTGGGTGCGACCCGCGGCCAGATCCGCTCCCAGTTCCTGACCGAGTCGCTGCTGCTCTCGCTGCTCGGCGGACTCGCGGGGGTCGCCATCGGCGGGGCCGTCACCCTGGCGTACGCCCTGACGCAGGGGTGGACCCCGGTGGTCCCGCCCTGGGCGCTGGGCGGTGGCCTCGGCGCCACCTTGCTGGTCGGCTGCGTCGCAGGTCTCTACCCGGCGGCACGGGCGGCGCGGCTCTCGCCGACGGAGGCGCTCGCGACCCCGTGA
- a CDS encoding acyl-CoA dehydrogenase family protein, protein MSDQYPLFALSEEHQEIRKAIREICDAKIAPAAAAVDEEARYPQEAHDALVETEFFAPHVPEAYGGVGADALATVLVIEEIARADVSASLIPAVNKLGSLPVQIGGSEELKKKYLGALAAGQGNFSYCLSEPDAGSDAANQKTRAVRDGDFWVLNGVKRWITNAGVSEYYTVLAVTDPEKRSKGISAFVVEKSDEGVSFGAPEKKLGIKGSPTREVYFDNVRIPADRLIGEEGKGFTYAMQTLDHTRITIAAQAVGVAQGALDYALGYIKERKQFGKPIAEFQGVEFMVADMGMKIEAARQLTYAAAGRSERGDKDLTFFGAAAKAFASDVAMQVTTDAVQLLGGYGFTRDYPVERMMRDAKITQIYEGTNQVQRIVMARQLLAGIQSTL, encoded by the coding sequence ATGTCCGACCAGTACCCCCTGTTCGCCCTCTCCGAGGAGCACCAGGAGATCCGCAAGGCCATCCGTGAGATCTGTGATGCGAAGATCGCGCCGGCCGCGGCTGCGGTCGATGAGGAGGCTCGTTATCCGCAGGAGGCGCACGATGCGTTGGTGGAGACCGAGTTCTTCGCGCCGCATGTGCCCGAGGCGTACGGGGGTGTGGGTGCCGACGCGCTCGCGACGGTGCTGGTGATCGAGGAGATCGCCCGGGCGGATGTGTCGGCCTCGTTGATCCCGGCGGTGAACAAGCTGGGCTCGCTGCCGGTGCAGATCGGTGGGTCGGAGGAGCTGAAGAAGAAGTATCTGGGTGCGCTGGCCGCGGGGCAGGGCAACTTCTCCTACTGCCTCTCCGAGCCGGATGCGGGTTCGGACGCGGCGAACCAGAAGACCCGGGCGGTGCGTGATGGGGACTTCTGGGTGCTCAACGGCGTGAAGCGGTGGATCACCAACGCGGGTGTCTCGGAGTACTACACGGTGCTGGCCGTGACCGACCCGGAGAAGCGCTCCAAGGGCATCTCCGCGTTCGTGGTCGAGAAGTCCGACGAGGGGGTTTCCTTCGGTGCCCCGGAGAAGAAGCTGGGCATCAAGGGATCCCCGACCCGCGAGGTCTACTTCGACAACGTACGCATCCCCGCCGACCGGCTCATCGGCGAGGAGGGCAAGGGCTTCACCTACGCCATGCAGACCCTGGACCACACCCGGATCACGATCGCCGCCCAGGCCGTCGGCGTCGCGCAGGGTGCGTTGGACTATGCGTTGGGTTACATCAAGGAGCGCAAGCAGTTCGGTAAGCCGATCGCGGAGTTCCAGGGTGTGGAGTTCATGGTGGCGGACATGGGGATGAAGATCGAGGCCGCCCGCCAGCTGACCTATGCCGCCGCGGGTCGTTCCGAGCGTGGTGACAAGGATCTGACGTTCTTCGGTGCTGCGGCGAAGGCGTTCGCCTCGGATGTGGCGATGCAGGTGACCACGGATGCGGTCCAGTTGTTGGGTGGGTATGGGTTCACGCGTGACTATCCGGTGGAGCGGATGATGCGTGATGCCAAGATCACGCAGATCTATGAGGGCACCAACCAGGTCCAGCGCATCGTGATGGCTCGCCAGCTCCTCGCCGGCATCCAGTCGACCCTGTGA